A region of Moorena producens PAL-8-15-08-1 DNA encodes the following proteins:
- a CDS encoding NifU family protein, whose amino-acid sequence MALTPENVETVLDEMRPYLIADGGNVELVELDGPTVKLRLQGACGSCPSSTMTLRMGIERRLREFIPEIAEVEQVI is encoded by the coding sequence ATGGCACTCACTCCAGAAAATGTTGAAACAGTCCTGGATGAGATGCGTCCTTACCTGATCGCTGACGGTGGGAATGTGGAGCTAGTTGAGTTAGATGGTCCGACTGTTAAATTAAGACTCCAGGGAGCCTGCGGGTCTTGCCCTAGCTCTACCATGACCCTGAGAATGGGGATTGAGCGCCGCTTAAGGGAATTTATCCCTGAAATCGCTGAAGTGGAGCAAGTAATCTAA
- a CDS encoding 2-phosphosulfolactate phosphatase family protein — protein sequence MKLSIYHTPEETPKDTLPDCAIAIDVLRATTTMATALNAGAEAVQVFSDIDKLMQISEQWPTDKRLRAGERGGKMVEGCDMGNSPLICTPERVDGRRLFISTTNGTRALQRVQNSPVVLAAALVNRVAAVEYLLTHKPDTIWLVGSGWEGAYSLEDTVCAGAISQRLMEETGNSVDDIAGNDEVIGAIALYSQWQDKLLEMFYHASHGKRLLRLNGHEDLKYCAQTDVLEALPIQKEPGVLVKNPVNR from the coding sequence GTGAAGCTATCTATCTACCACACCCCGGAAGAAACTCCGAAAGACACCTTACCAGACTGTGCGATCGCAATTGATGTCCTGCGAGCCACGACGACCATGGCTACAGCTTTAAATGCTGGTGCTGAAGCGGTGCAAGTGTTCAGTGATATCGACAAGTTAATGCAAATCAGCGAACAATGGCCCACTGACAAACGGCTACGAGCTGGGGAAAGGGGTGGTAAAATGGTAGAGGGCTGTGATATGGGTAACTCGCCCTTAATTTGCACACCTGAGCGAGTAGATGGAAGGCGACTATTCATCAGTACCACCAACGGTACCCGTGCTTTACAGCGTGTCCAAAATTCCCCGGTAGTCCTAGCAGCGGCCTTAGTGAATCGTGTGGCAGCAGTGGAGTATTTACTGACCCACAAACCAGATACTATTTGGCTAGTGGGGTCAGGTTGGGAAGGAGCCTACTCCCTAGAAGACACAGTTTGTGCTGGGGCGATTAGTCAAAGACTTATGGAAGAAACTGGAAACTCAGTGGATGACATTGCTGGTAATGATGAAGTAATTGGTGCGATCGCACTTTACTCCCAGTGGCAAGATAAGTTACTAGAGATGTTCTATCACGCTAGTCACGGAAAACGGCTGCTGCGGCTGAATGGTCATGAAGATTTAAAGTATTGCGCTCAAACCGATGTATTAGAGGCTTTACCGATTCAGAAAGAACCAGGAGTTTTGGTTAAAAACCCAGTTAACAGGTAA
- a CDS encoding CopG family transcriptional regulator: MKTLKMTIRLTEYEKKKLEQEATKRGMNQSEVLRSLIARFPERAPRRLCRIPKTLCKIHPGDETCLLGQPLGWIGYT, encoded by the coding sequence ATGAAAACCCTAAAAATGACGATACGGTTAACCGAGTATGAAAAGAAAAAACTGGAACAAGAAGCAACCAAAAGGGGGATGAACCAATCAGAGGTACTTAGAAGCTTGATAGCGCGTTTCCCCGAACGCGCCCCGCGTCGGCTTTGCCGAATCCCAAAGACTCTGTGTAAAATTCATCCCGGAGATGAAACCTGTTTATTAGGGCAGCCTTTAGGGTGGATCGGCTATACGTAA
- a CDS encoding RNA-guided endonuclease InsQ/TnpB family protein yields MRAAYQYRLRLTKAQESEIEKWLDLLRCQYNYLLADRFNWYEQNRCSINSCPLICHLPSLRANPDYFSQKKTLPQLKKDRPWYKVVQSQVLQDCVKRVDLAFKRFLKGDSNGKRSGKPRFKGKNRYRSFTFPSLSKTPINGNTLTLPKFGKVRMIYHRPIPEGFKIKTATITRKADGYYVTLSIQDDTVPDVIPVDSVKNPIGIDMGLKSFLVKSEGSEVPIPQYYRKAQERLKKIQKAVSRSKKGSNNRKKVVNQLGKAHKKVADTRKDFHFKTTKSLLDDYDLVAHEKLNIKGLARTRMAKSVLDAGWGQFLSILSTKAVRVAWPTALNAGLVTVAVNPRNTSQNCSNCGTKVPKKLKDRIHSCPSCGYTEDRDVNAAKNILKLAVGHPVSSKAFRVSEALAGVGKKPTLNF; encoded by the coding sequence ATGAGAGCAGCTTATCAATACCGACTAAGGTTAACCAAAGCCCAGGAATCTGAAATAGAGAAATGGCTGGATCTACTTCGTTGCCAATACAACTATTTGCTTGCAGATAGGTTTAATTGGTATGAGCAAAATCGCTGCTCCATTAACTCCTGTCCTTTGATTTGCCATCTACCAAGTTTGAGAGCCAACCCTGACTATTTCTCTCAAAAGAAAACTCTTCCTCAGTTAAAGAAGGATAGACCTTGGTATAAAGTGGTTCAATCTCAAGTCCTTCAAGACTGTGTAAAGAGAGTTGATTTAGCTTTTAAGCGGTTCTTGAAGGGTGACAGTAATGGAAAAAGAAGTGGAAAACCTCGATTTAAAGGAAAGAACAGGTACAGATCATTTACTTTTCCGTCTTTATCCAAAACCCCTATAAATGGCAATACTTTGACTCTTCCAAAGTTTGGAAAGGTCAGGATGATTTATCATCGACCTATTCCAGAAGGGTTTAAAATCAAAACAGCGACCATAACTCGAAAGGCTGATGGATACTATGTTACGCTGTCAATCCAAGATGATACCGTCCCGGATGTCATTCCAGTAGACAGCGTTAAAAATCCTATCGGAATAGACATGGGTCTCAAGTCTTTCCTAGTTAAGTCTGAAGGTTCAGAGGTGCCAATTCCTCAGTACTACAGAAAGGCTCAAGAACGACTAAAGAAAATCCAAAAAGCTGTCAGTAGATCAAAAAAAGGTAGTAACAATAGAAAAAAAGTTGTAAATCAATTAGGGAAAGCTCACAAGAAGGTAGCTGATACCCGAAAAGATTTTCATTTTAAGACTACTAAAAGTCTACTAGATGACTATGATTTAGTTGCTCATGAAAAATTAAACATCAAAGGTTTAGCCAGAACTAGAATGGCTAAATCTGTATTGGACGCTGGATGGGGGCAATTCCTGTCAATCTTATCAACCAAAGCCGTTCGCGTAGCGTGGCCTACGGCCTTAAACGCTGGGTTGGTCACAGTTGCAGTAAATCCTCGAAATACTAGCCAAAATTGTTCTAACTGCGGAACAAAAGTACCTAAAAAACTAAAAGACCGCATCCATTCTTGTCCTTCCTGTGGTTACACCGAAGATCGTGATGTGAATGCGGCAAAAAATATATTGAAATTGGCGGTGGGGCATCCCGTCAGCAGTAAAGCTTTCCGAGTATCCGAAGCGTTGGCTGGAGTTGGAAAGAAGCCCACACTGAATTTTTAA
- the pheS gene encoding phenylalanine--tRNA ligase subunit alpha: protein MTSLNEIETQLATLKEEATIAIASADTLEQLEQLRINYLGKKGQLSQILRGMGKLAPADRPQIGAIANVVKETLQQNLEQRLQDLKAAEIQEKLRSETLDVTMPGVYRPQGRIHPLNSTIDRALDIFVGLGYTIATGPEMETDYYNFESLNTPPDHPARDMQDTFYLPDGNLLRTHTSSVQIRYMENHEPPIRIVAPGRVYRRDTVDATHSAVFHQIELLAVDEGITFTDLKGTLKEFLEAMFGEELEVRFRASYFPFTEPSAEVDVQWKGKWLEVMGCGMVDPNVLKAVGYDPEIYTGFAAGFGVERFAMVLHQIDDIRRLYNSDLRFLKQF, encoded by the coding sequence ATGACAAGCCTCAACGAGATTGAGACCCAACTAGCTACACTCAAAGAAGAAGCAACCATTGCGATCGCTTCTGCTGATACCTTGGAACAATTGGAACAGTTGCGCATTAATTACCTAGGCAAGAAAGGGCAACTGTCTCAGATATTGCGGGGAATGGGTAAGTTAGCACCAGCAGACCGACCTCAGATTGGTGCGATCGCAAATGTTGTCAAAGAAACCCTCCAGCAGAACCTAGAGCAGAGGCTGCAAGACCTGAAAGCAGCTGAAATTCAGGAAAAATTGCGATCAGAAACCCTGGATGTGACTATGCCAGGGGTATATCGTCCCCAAGGTCGAATTCACCCCCTCAATAGCACCATTGATCGGGCCTTAGATATTTTTGTTGGTTTAGGCTACACCATTGCTACTGGCCCAGAGATGGAGACAGATTACTATAACTTTGAGTCCCTTAATACTCCCCCTGACCATCCGGCTCGGGATATGCAAGATACCTTTTACTTGCCCGATGGGAATTTGCTGCGTACCCATACCTCTTCGGTACAGATTCGCTACATGGAAAACCATGAGCCACCGATTCGGATTGTGGCACCTGGTCGAGTTTATCGACGGGATACGGTAGATGCTACCCACTCTGCAGTGTTCCATCAAATAGAACTGTTGGCAGTGGATGAAGGGATAACCTTTACCGACCTCAAAGGAACCCTTAAGGAATTTTTGGAAGCAATGTTTGGGGAAGAGTTAGAAGTGCGTTTTCGTGCCAGTTATTTTCCTTTCACTGAACCTTCAGCAGAGGTGGATGTGCAGTGGAAGGGAAAATGGTTAGAAGTGATGGGTTGCGGGATGGTTGACCCCAATGTACTCAAAGCTGTAGGCTATGATCCTGAAATTTATACAGGTTTCGCTGCTGGCTTTGGAGTAGAACGTTTTGCCATGGTGCTGCACCAGATTGACGATATTCGTCGCTTGTATAACAGTGATTTGCGCTTTTTGAAGCAGTTTTAG
- the surE gene encoding 5'/3'-nucleotidase SurE, translated as MKLLISNDDGIFALGVRTLANTLAEAGHNVTVVCPDRERSATGHGLTLHDPIRAEVIDHIFHPKVTAWSCSGTPSDCVKLALWALMDTAPDLVLSGINHGSNLGTDVLYSGTVSAAMEGVIEGIASIAFSLATYTSKEFQVAASFAKTLVNQLSKQPLPETTLLNVNVPAVKLSDIAGIAITRQGIRRYIENFEKRVDPRGKIYYWLAGEVIEDIEQPDHIHLPQDIPTDVQAIRDNYISITPLQYNLTDTPRVYHLQQLKLGQDEGCSP; from the coding sequence ATGAAATTGCTCATCAGCAACGATGATGGTATTTTTGCCCTTGGTGTGCGTACCCTTGCCAACACCCTCGCTGAAGCGGGGCATAATGTTACCGTAGTATGTCCTGACCGAGAGCGCTCAGCAACTGGTCACGGTTTGACCCTCCATGACCCGATCCGTGCTGAAGTTATAGATCACATCTTTCATCCCAAGGTTACTGCTTGGTCTTGTTCTGGAACCCCTTCAGACTGTGTAAAGCTGGCTTTGTGGGCATTAATGGATACCGCACCAGATTTAGTGCTTTCTGGCATTAACCATGGCTCTAACCTCGGTACTGATGTCCTCTACTCTGGTACTGTCTCAGCCGCTATGGAAGGGGTAATCGAAGGGATTGCCAGCATTGCCTTCAGTCTAGCCACCTACACCTCAAAGGAGTTTCAAGTAGCCGCTTCGTTTGCGAAAACTCTCGTAAATCAGCTCTCCAAGCAACCCTTACCGGAAACAACATTACTCAATGTGAACGTGCCAGCTGTTAAGCTCTCAGACATAGCTGGGATTGCGATCACCCGTCAAGGGATTCGTCGTTACATTGAGAATTTTGAGAAACGAGTTGATCCCCGAGGCAAAATCTATTACTGGTTAGCTGGTGAAGTTATTGAGGATATTGAACAACCCGATCATATTCACTTACCTCAAGATATCCCTACGGATGTTCAGGCAATTCGCGACAACTACATTAGCATCACCCCTTTGCAATATAACCTTACTGATACTCCTAGGGTATATCACTTGCAGCAGTTGAAACTAGGTCAAGATGAAGGATGTTCGCCCTAG
- a CDS encoding HD-GYP domain-containing protein, which produces MLRSGDADILNFLEQIQLARNVPIGLRCYRLRTMCMHFGRWLNLEPEAMRQLVFLCYCHGLGKISIPDQILFKTGPLTEKEWTKVKEYPEVSELICNQHPFLKEFAFLVRTHQERLNGTGYPDGLRGEKIPYIVQVFQLVNAADAIISKRLYRNRSDPPGIRPYWKQAVAEITKEINVGARDPELCEKFFRFLELYYRGGG; this is translated from the coding sequence ATGCTTCGTTCTGGGGACGCCGATATCCTAAATTTCCTTGAACAAATCCAGTTGGCTCGCAACGTCCCGATTGGCTTAAGGTGCTATCGTCTGCGAACTATGTGCATGCATTTTGGGCGCTGGTTAAACTTAGAGCCAGAAGCAATGCGTCAGCTGGTTTTTTTGTGCTATTGCCACGGTTTAGGGAAAATTAGCATTCCCGATCAGATCCTGTTCAAAACAGGACCGCTGACAGAAAAGGAGTGGACAAAAGTTAAGGAGTATCCTGAAGTTTCAGAACTGATTTGTAACCAGCATCCGTTCCTGAAGGAGTTTGCATTCTTAGTGCGTACCCACCAAGAGAGGCTCAATGGCACTGGTTATCCGGATGGGTTGCGTGGTGAGAAAATTCCTTACATTGTTCAGGTCTTTCAGCTGGTGAATGCGGCAGATGCTATCATCAGCAAGCGGCTATATCGTAACCGTAGTGACCCCCCAGGCATTCGCCCCTACTGGAAACAGGCGGTAGCAGAAATTACCAAAGAAATAAACGTTGGTGCAAGAGATCCAGAACTCTGTGAAAAGTTTTTTCGTTTTCTTGAACTGTACTATCGAGGCGGTGGTTGA
- the hflX gene encoding GTPase HflX yields MYHQRLPSDNLTTPEFAQRVAAISTDIQQPLCTYINRRGQVIRVAVGTPTQTKIPPLELPRYGAERLCGIRCIATQLKSETPRESTLTAMAIQRLDALVVLTITGSGMIRRGGGATGYIKETYLAHLLPPSNSEANNKVDSQLLNWSVSSPMSLDILTKQDFQELVEELEAEFRRQFVAQQVDVDQDRVLIIGLMTEKISPERFEDGLAEIGRLVETAGGEVLGVIQQKRSHPHPQTVVGRGKVEEIALTTQTLAANLVVFDRDLSPAQVRNLESQIGVRVVDRTEVILDIFAQRAQSRAGKLQVELAQLEYMLPRLTGRGQAMSRLGGGIGTRGPGETKLETERRSIQRRIARLQQEVNQLQAHRSRLRQRRQQQDVPTVAVVGYTNAGKSTLLNTLTNAEVYTADQLFATLDPTTRRLPIVDSVTGKSSAMLLIDTVGFIHELPPPLVDSFRATLEEVTEADALLHLVDLSHSAWASHIRSVMGILRDMPITPGPILVAFNKIDQVDSDTLALAKEEFPQGVFISASKGLGLETLRQKLVELVHYAIATQ; encoded by the coding sequence TTGTATCACCAACGCTTACCTAGCGATAACTTGACTACACCGGAGTTTGCTCAACGTGTTGCAGCCATTAGCACAGATATTCAACAGCCCCTATGCACCTACATCAATCGCCGGGGACAAGTGATTCGTGTGGCTGTAGGTACCCCTACTCAGACCAAAATTCCTCCCCTGGAATTGCCCCGTTACGGTGCTGAACGATTGTGCGGGATTCGCTGTATTGCCACTCAGCTCAAATCAGAAACCCCTAGAGAATCTACCCTCACGGCTATGGCAATTCAGCGATTGGATGCATTGGTGGTACTTACGATTACTGGGTCAGGTATGATAAGGCGGGGTGGTGGAGCAACAGGTTATATCAAAGAAACCTATCTCGCACATTTGCTCCCTCCTAGTAACTCAGAAGCAAACAATAAGGTAGACTCTCAACTCCTCAATTGGAGTGTATCATCACCCATGAGTCTGGATATTCTGACTAAGCAGGATTTCCAGGAATTGGTCGAAGAGCTAGAAGCTGAGTTTCGACGGCAATTTGTGGCTCAGCAAGTCGATGTTGACCAAGATAGGGTGCTGATTATAGGATTAATGACTGAAAAAATCAGCCCAGAGCGATTTGAAGATGGCTTAGCAGAAATTGGGCGGTTGGTGGAAACCGCTGGTGGAGAAGTATTAGGGGTAATCCAGCAAAAGCGATCGCATCCCCATCCCCAAACAGTAGTTGGTAGGGGTAAGGTCGAGGAAATTGCCCTGACTACCCAAACCCTAGCCGCTAATCTGGTCGTATTTGACCGCGACCTATCACCAGCACAAGTTCGCAACCTAGAATCCCAAATTGGTGTTCGGGTTGTAGACCGTACTGAAGTGATTCTTGATATTTTCGCCCAACGAGCTCAGTCCCGTGCTGGTAAATTGCAGGTGGAACTGGCACAACTAGAATATATGTTGCCTCGCCTTACTGGTCGGGGTCAGGCCATGTCCCGCTTAGGGGGTGGCATTGGTACTCGTGGTCCGGGTGAAACCAAACTGGAAACGGAACGTCGCTCCATTCAGCGTCGAATTGCCCGACTTCAACAAGAAGTAAACCAATTACAGGCTCATCGGTCAAGGTTAAGGCAGCGGCGTCAGCAACAGGACGTTCCAACAGTGGCGGTCGTTGGTTATACAAATGCGGGCAAATCTACCCTGTTGAATACCCTAACCAATGCTGAGGTTTATACCGCTGACCAGTTATTTGCTACCCTTGACCCCACCACCCGACGCTTACCTATTGTTGACTCAGTAACGGGTAAATCTAGCGCTATGCTATTGATCGATACGGTAGGGTTTATTCACGAGTTACCCCCACCCTTAGTAGATTCATTTCGGGCTACCCTCGAAGAAGTAACAGAAGCAGATGCTTTGCTGCATTTAGTGGATTTATCCCATTCAGCGTGGGCTAGTCACATTCGTTCTGTAATGGGGATTCTCAGGGATATGCCCATTACACCAGGACCGATTTTAGTGGCATTTAATAAAATTGACCAAGTAGACAGTGATACCCTAGCGTTAGCGAAAGAAGAATTTCCTCAAGGAGTGTTTATTTCTGCTAGTAAAGGTCTTGGACTGGAGACATTGCGTCAGAAACTAGTTGAGTTAGTTCACTATGCGATCGCAACTCAATAA